The following are from one region of the Georgenia sp. M64 genome:
- a CDS encoding MraY family glycosyltransferase has translation MRVYLLVLLTAAAVTFLTTPVVRRVAQMTGALTPVRVRDVHTTPTPRLGGVAMLAGLAVAMVVASQVPFLHEEFYGTSMAWGILGGGALVALLGVADDIWQLDWMTKLVGQVLAAGFMAWQGVQLITFPVFGLTIGSSRLSLVATVLAVVVAINAVNFVDGLDGLAAGMIAIGGGAFFLYTYLLTRDASPGNYANVATAVMAAVVGVTLGFLPHNFHPARIFMGDSGSMLLGLTVAGVAIVVTGRIDPAALSGSQVLPVFVPILLPVAVLLLPLVDMTLAVLRRLRAGQSPFKPDRLHLHHRLLDAGHSHTRAVLVMYLWTSVFAFAAVALAVYTPAQVAVGTAVAVALAVAVTYAQLPGLRRRAREDRR, from the coding sequence GTGAGGGTCTACCTCCTCGTCCTGCTCACCGCCGCGGCCGTCACCTTCCTCACGACGCCGGTGGTGCGGCGGGTCGCGCAGATGACCGGGGCGCTGACGCCGGTGCGGGTGCGCGACGTCCACACCACGCCCACGCCCCGGCTCGGTGGCGTCGCGATGCTCGCGGGCCTCGCCGTCGCGATGGTCGTCGCCTCCCAGGTGCCGTTCCTCCACGAGGAGTTCTACGGCACCTCCATGGCCTGGGGGATCCTCGGGGGCGGGGCGCTCGTGGCCCTCCTCGGCGTGGCCGACGACATCTGGCAGCTGGACTGGATGACCAAGCTCGTCGGGCAGGTCCTCGCCGCCGGGTTCATGGCCTGGCAGGGCGTCCAGCTCATCACGTTCCCGGTGTTCGGGCTGACGATCGGCTCCAGCCGGCTCTCCCTCGTCGCCACCGTCCTGGCCGTGGTGGTGGCCATCAACGCCGTGAACTTCGTCGACGGCCTCGACGGCCTCGCCGCGGGGATGATCGCGATCGGCGGCGGCGCGTTCTTCCTCTACACCTACCTCCTCACCCGCGACGCCTCACCGGGCAACTACGCCAACGTCGCCACCGCGGTCATGGCCGCCGTCGTGGGGGTGACGCTGGGCTTCCTGCCGCACAACTTCCACCCGGCCAGGATCTTCATGGGCGACTCCGGCTCGATGCTCCTGGGCCTGACGGTCGCCGGGGTCGCGATCGTCGTCACCGGGCGCATCGACCCGGCGGCCCTGTCGGGCAGCCAGGTCCTGCCGGTGTTCGTGCCGATCCTCCTGCCCGTCGCGGTGCTCCTGCTGCCGCTGGTGGACATGACGCTGGCCGTCCTGCGGCGCCTGCGCGCCGGTCAGTCACCGTTCAAGCCCGACCGGCTGCACCTGCACCACCGGCTGCTCGACGCCGGGCACTCCCACACCCGCGCGGTCCTGGTGATGTACCTGTGGACCTCGGTGTTCGCCTTCGCCGCGGTCGCCCTCGCGGTGTACACCCCCGCCCAGGTGGCGGTCGGCACGGCGGTCGCCGTGGCCCTGGCCGTCGCCGTGACCTACGCCCAGCTGCCCGGCCTGCGCCGCCGGGCCCGAGAGGACCGACGATGA
- a CDS encoding L-threonylcarbamoyladenylate synthase: MSVYDCHDPEQRSAGLDEAVNALGRGALVVLPTDTVYGIGADAFDARAVAALLAAKGRGRQMPPPVLVGNVGALDGLATEVPEVVRDLVREFWPGPLTVVCLAQPSLAWDLGDTDGTVALRMPADETALALLRRTGPLAVTSANLTGEPAAETAQEALDYFGDGVAVYLDAGRAGGGTASTIVDATAERLTVLREGALTRAALARVAPELAEDVPAVTDGTAEAVTDGTAPTETDGTADAETDGTAAAETDGTADAVTADAPPGPARTTEPG; the protein is encoded by the coding sequence GTGAGCGTGTACGACTGCCATGACCCCGAGCAGCGCAGCGCCGGCCTCGACGAGGCGGTCAACGCCCTCGGGCGGGGCGCGCTGGTCGTGCTGCCGACCGACACCGTGTACGGCATCGGTGCCGACGCCTTCGACGCGCGGGCGGTCGCCGCGCTGCTCGCCGCGAAGGGCCGCGGTCGGCAGATGCCCCCGCCGGTGCTCGTGGGCAACGTCGGTGCCCTCGACGGTCTGGCCACCGAGGTGCCGGAGGTCGTCCGGGACCTCGTGCGCGAGTTCTGGCCGGGACCGCTGACGGTCGTCTGCCTCGCGCAGCCCTCGCTGGCGTGGGACCTGGGGGACACCGACGGCACGGTCGCCCTGCGGATGCCCGCCGACGAGACCGCCCTGGCGCTGCTGCGCCGCACCGGCCCGCTCGCGGTCACCAGCGCCAACCTCACCGGCGAGCCGGCGGCCGAGACCGCCCAGGAGGCGCTGGACTACTTCGGCGACGGCGTCGCCGTCTACCTCGACGCGGGCCGGGCGGGCGGCGGGACGGCGTCGACCATCGTCGACGCGACCGCCGAGCGGCTGACCGTGCTGCGCGAGGGTGCGCTCACCCGGGCGGCGCTCGCCCGGGTGGCCCCCGAGCTGGCGGAGGATGTCCCCGCCGTGACCGACGGGACCGCGGAGGCCGTGACCGACGGGACCGCGCCCACCGAGACCGACGGGACCGCGGACGCCGAGACCGACGGGACCGCGGCCGCCGAGACCGACGGGACCGCGGACGCCGTGACCGCCGACGCGCCGCCCGGGCCCGCGCGCACCACGGAGCCCGGGTGA
- a CDS encoding VanZ family protein — protein MPPSPARPTAPAGTSVAAPRRRAWVVALVLAVVVQLVVLYAPAVPDVPGTGVPGADKVVHAAVFAAVTLAALRAGLSGWVVAAYGLAHAGVSEALQHVLLAGRTGDGGDVAADVAGVVAGLVAAWWLSRRDGR, from the coding sequence ATGCCTCCCTCACCCGCCCGTCCGACCGCCCCCGCGGGCACGTCCGTCGCCGCGCCACGGCGCCGGGCGTGGGTCGTGGCGCTCGTCCTCGCCGTGGTCGTCCAGCTCGTCGTCCTCTACGCGCCGGCCGTGCCGGACGTGCCCGGGACGGGGGTGCCCGGCGCGGACAAGGTCGTCCACGCCGCCGTGTTCGCGGCGGTCACCCTCGCCGCGCTGCGTGCGGGGCTCTCGGGCTGGGTGGTGGCGGCCTACGGCCTGGCGCACGCCGGCGTGAGCGAGGCCCTGCAGCACGTCCTGCTCGCCGGCCGCACCGGGGACGGCGGGGACGTCGCCGCCGACGTCGCGGGCGTCGTCGCCGGCCTCGTGGCGGCGTGGTGGCTCAGCCGGCGCGACGGGCGGTGA
- the prmC gene encoding peptide chain release factor N(5)-glutamine methyltransferase, whose product MTVREAVRGAAVLLAEAGVPSPEVDARLLAEHVLGRALYLLPAGATFDRADGEPADKGSADGGSGDGGPAGGGPDLQARFAELVERRRRREPLQHLTGSMAFRHLTLAAGPGAFVVRPETEVVAEAAIGALRRAGSAAPVAVDLCTGSGAIALAVATEVPGAIVHAVELSPAAAAVARRNVAALAPSVHLVEGDAATALPELDGSVDVVVANPPYIPPGAVPREVEVREHDPDLALYGGGADGLDTPRAVVARAARLLRPGGVLVMEHAEVQAAAVRHLVAGAGFVDVVTGTDLTGRDRYVTARRAG is encoded by the coding sequence GTGACCGTGCGCGAGGCGGTGCGCGGGGCGGCGGTGCTGCTCGCGGAGGCGGGCGTGCCCTCGCCCGAGGTCGACGCCCGGCTCCTCGCCGAGCACGTGCTCGGCCGCGCCCTCTACCTGCTGCCCGCGGGGGCCACCTTCGACCGTGCCGACGGAGAACCCGCAGACAAGGGGTCTGCTGACGGTGGGTCTGGCGACGGTGGGCCCGCCGGCGGCGGGCCCGACCTCCAGGCCCGCTTCGCCGAGCTCGTCGAGCGGCGCCGTCGGCGCGAGCCGCTGCAGCACCTCACCGGCTCCATGGCCTTCCGCCACCTCACCCTCGCCGCCGGGCCGGGCGCGTTCGTGGTGCGGCCGGAGACCGAGGTCGTCGCCGAGGCGGCGATCGGCGCGCTCCGGCGGGCCGGCTCCGCCGCCCCGGTCGCGGTGGACCTGTGCACCGGCTCGGGCGCCATCGCCCTGGCCGTGGCCACCGAGGTCCCCGGCGCGATCGTCCACGCCGTCGAGCTCTCACCCGCGGCGGCGGCGGTGGCGCGGCGCAACGTCGCCGCGCTCGCCCCGTCGGTGCACCTGGTCGAGGGCGACGCGGCCACCGCGCTGCCCGAGCTCGACGGGAGCGTCGACGTCGTCGTCGCGAACCCGCCCTACATCCCGCCCGGTGCGGTCCCGCGTGAGGTCGAGGTGCGCGAGCACGACCCCGACCTGGCCCTCTACGGCGGGGGCGCCGACGGGCTGGACACCCCTCGCGCCGTCGTCGCCCGCGCCGCCCGGCTGCTGCGCCCGGGCGGGGTCCTCGTCATGGAGCACGCCGAGGTCCAGGCGGCGGCGGTGCGCCACCTCGTCGCCGGCGCCGGGTTCGTCGACGTGGTCACCGGCACGGACCTCACGGGCCGTGACCGCTACGTCACCGCCCGTCGCGCCGGCTGA
- the prfA gene encoding peptide chain release factor 1, translated as MSEDFDGVAPLIAEHEEIERAMADPAVHADPGRARTLGRRYAELGRVVAAYRAWEAATGDLAAGRELAEGDDAFAEELPALEASAAAAEEHLRRVLVPADPDDARDVILEVKAGEGGEESALFAGDLLRMYLRYAERQGWTTQVLSATESDLGGYKDVSVAVKTRGAPTDPADGVWAHLKYEGGVHRVQRVPVTESQGRIHTSAAGVLVLPEVDDPGEVEIDAGALRIDVYRSSGPGGQSVNTTDSAVRITHLPTGITVSMQNEKSQLQNREQAMRVLRARLLAARQEEAAAAASEQRRSQVRTVDRSERIRTYNYPENRIADHRTGYKAYNLDHVLDGDLGPVIASAVELDEAARLAAAAGGQ; from the coding sequence GTGAGCGAGGACTTCGACGGCGTCGCACCGCTGATCGCCGAGCACGAGGAGATCGAGCGGGCCATGGCCGACCCGGCCGTCCATGCCGACCCCGGCCGCGCCCGCACCCTGGGACGGCGCTACGCCGAGCTCGGCCGCGTCGTCGCCGCCTACCGCGCGTGGGAGGCGGCCACCGGCGACCTCGCCGCCGGCCGCGAGCTCGCCGAGGGCGACGACGCCTTCGCCGAGGAGCTGCCCGCCCTCGAGGCCTCCGCCGCGGCGGCGGAGGAGCACCTGCGCCGGGTCCTCGTGCCCGCCGACCCCGACGACGCCCGCGACGTCATCCTCGAGGTCAAGGCCGGCGAGGGCGGGGAGGAGTCCGCGCTCTTCGCCGGCGACCTGCTGCGCATGTACCTGCGCTACGCCGAGCGGCAGGGCTGGACCACCCAGGTCCTCTCGGCCACCGAGTCCGACCTCGGCGGGTACAAGGACGTCTCCGTCGCGGTGAAGACCCGCGGCGCGCCCACCGACCCGGCCGACGGCGTCTGGGCGCACCTGAAGTACGAGGGCGGCGTCCACCGCGTCCAGCGGGTGCCCGTCACCGAGTCGCAGGGCCGGATCCACACCTCCGCAGCGGGCGTGCTCGTCCTGCCCGAGGTCGACGACCCCGGCGAGGTGGAGATCGACGCGGGCGCCCTGCGCATCGACGTCTACCGCTCCTCCGGCCCGGGCGGGCAGTCGGTCAACACCACGGACTCCGCCGTGCGGATCACCCACCTGCCCACCGGCATCACCGTCTCGATGCAGAACGAGAAGTCGCAGCTGCAGAACCGCGAGCAGGCCATGCGGGTGCTGCGCGCCCGGCTGCTGGCCGCCCGCCAGGAGGAGGCCGCGGCCGCCGCGTCGGAGCAGCGCCGGTCCCAGGTGCGCACCGTGGACCGGTCCGAGCGGATCCGCACCTACAACTACCCCGAGAACCGCATCGCCGACCACCGCACCGGCTACAAGGCGTACAACCTCGACCACGTGCTCGACGGCGACCTCGGCCCGGTCATCGCCTCCGCCGTCGAGCTGGACGAGGCGGCCCGGCTCGCCGCGGCCGCCGGCGGGCAGTGA
- the rpmE gene encoding 50S ribosomal protein L31, giving the protein MKQGIHPEYVTTTVTCTCGNTFTTRSTATSGQIHADVCSACHPFYTGKQKILDTGGRVARFQARYGKKDA; this is encoded by the coding sequence ATGAAGCAGGGCATCCACCCCGAGTACGTGACCACCACGGTCACGTGCACCTGCGGCAACACCTTCACCACGCGCTCGACCGCGACGTCCGGCCAGATCCACGCCGACGTCTGCAGCGCGTGCCACCCGTTCTACACCGGCAAGCAGAAGATCCTCGACACCGGTGGCCGCGTCGCCCGCTTCCAGGCGCGCTACGGCAAGAAGGACGCCTAG
- the rho gene encoding transcription termination factor Rho, with protein sequence MRLPELQAMAAQMGLKGTAKMRKSDLIAAIRESRSARSAATGADQPTGQTALPVPAGRDETTVSSGQLERATSSGQEEPARPAAGQEDRVRRTRRVERPEAVAGREEAATRSGQDEPARRAEGQDSAARAEGQDSAARAEGQDRAARADGQDRAARAEGDAPAGPAAEAPRRRGSRRVTAPAGQGVPATSPADDASHDEAKEALKRELAARAASAGRGDQGDEDRARRALDAVGEAAARRREGDGAGQQTRRFDDAEDERGGRSRRRNRDRGRDRKRRTGRPGEYQDDQEVEVSEDDVLLPVGGILDILENYAFVRTSGYLPGPNDVYVTLNQVKKYGLRRGDAITGAVRQPHEGENPRQKFNALVRLDSINGMSTERARQRPEFSKLTPLYPQDQLRLETTPKAITPRVIDLVAPIGKGQRGLIVSPPKAGKTIIMQQIANAISVNNPQVHLMVVLVDERPEEVTDMERMVKGEVIASTFDRPATDHTIVAELAIERAKRLVELGQDVVVLLDSLTRLSRAYNLAAPASGRILSGGVDASALYPPKKFFGAARNIENGGSLTILASALVETGSKMDEVIFEEFKGTGNMELRLSRQLADKRIFPAVDINASGTRREELLMPPEELKIVWKLRRVMGALDQQQAIDLLLGKLRGTTSNAEFLMTVQKTTPSPTHEPELAIH encoded by the coding sequence ATGCGTCTGCCCGAGCTGCAGGCGATGGCCGCCCAGATGGGCCTCAAGGGCACCGCGAAGATGCGCAAGAGCGACCTCATCGCCGCGATCCGCGAGTCGCGCTCCGCCCGGAGCGCCGCGACGGGCGCCGACCAGCCGACCGGACAGACGGCGCTGCCTGTCCCCGCCGGCCGGGACGAGACCACCGTGTCCTCCGGCCAGTTGGAGCGGGCCACGTCCTCCGGCCAGGAGGAGCCGGCCCGGCCCGCCGCCGGCCAGGAGGACCGGGTCCGCCGCACGCGCCGGGTCGAGCGGCCCGAGGCCGTGGCCGGCCGGGAGGAGGCCGCCACCCGCTCCGGTCAGGACGAGCCGGCCCGCCGCGCCGAGGGCCAGGACAGCGCCGCCCGCGCCGAGGGCCAGGACAGCGCCGCCCGCGCCGAGGGGCAGGACCGCGCCGCCCGCGCCGACGGCCAGGACCGCGCCGCCCGCGCCGAGGGCGACGCCCCGGCCGGCCCCGCCGCCGAGGCCCCCCGCCGACGCGGCTCCCGCCGGGTGACCGCGCCCGCCGGCCAGGGCGTCCCCGCCACGAGCCCCGCCGACGACGCCTCGCACGACGAGGCCAAGGAGGCGCTCAAGCGTGAGCTGGCCGCCCGCGCCGCCAGCGCCGGGCGCGGGGACCAGGGCGACGAGGACCGCGCACGGCGCGCCCTCGACGCCGTCGGGGAGGCGGCCGCCCGCCGCCGCGAGGGCGACGGCGCCGGCCAGCAGACCCGCCGGTTCGACGACGCCGAGGACGAGCGCGGGGGCCGCAGCCGCCGACGCAACCGTGACCGCGGGCGCGACCGCAAGCGCCGGACCGGCCGCCCCGGCGAGTACCAGGACGACCAGGAGGTCGAGGTCAGCGAGGACGACGTCCTGCTGCCCGTCGGCGGGATCCTCGACATCCTCGAGAACTACGCCTTCGTGCGGACCTCGGGGTACCTCCCGGGCCCGAACGACGTCTACGTCACGCTCAACCAGGTCAAGAAGTACGGCCTGCGCCGGGGCGACGCCATCACCGGTGCCGTGCGCCAGCCCCACGAGGGCGAGAACCCCCGGCAGAAGTTCAACGCCCTCGTCCGCCTGGACAGCATCAACGGCATGAGCACGGAACGGGCGCGCCAGCGGCCCGAGTTCAGCAAGCTCACGCCGCTGTACCCCCAGGACCAGCTCCGGCTGGAGACCACGCCGAAGGCCATCACCCCGCGGGTCATCGACCTCGTGGCGCCGATCGGCAAGGGGCAGCGCGGTCTCATCGTCTCCCCGCCCAAGGCCGGCAAGACGATCATCATGCAACAGATCGCGAACGCGATCTCGGTCAACAACCCCCAGGTCCACCTCATGGTCGTGCTCGTCGACGAGCGCCCCGAGGAGGTCACGGACATGGAGCGGATGGTCAAGGGCGAGGTCATCGCCTCCACCTTCGACCGCCCGGCCACCGACCACACCATCGTCGCCGAGCTCGCCATCGAGCGGGCCAAGCGGCTGGTGGAGCTGGGCCAGGACGTCGTCGTGCTCCTGGACTCCCTCACCCGGCTCTCCCGCGCCTACAACCTCGCCGCACCGGCGTCGGGGCGGATCCTCTCCGGCGGCGTGGACGCCTCGGCGCTGTACCCGCCGAAGAAGTTCTTCGGCGCGGCCCGCAACATCGAGAACGGCGGCTCGCTGACCATCCTCGCCTCCGCGCTGGTCGAGACCGGCTCGAAGATGGACGAGGTGATCTTCGAGGAGTTCAAGGGCACGGGCAACATGGAGCTGCGGCTCTCGCGCCAGCTGGCCGACAAGCGCATCTTCCCGGCGGTCGACATCAACGCCTCGGGCACCCGGCGCGAGGAGCTCCTCATGCCGCCGGAGGAGCTCAAGATCGTCTGGAAGCTGCGCCGGGTCATGGGGGCGCTGGACCAGCAGCAGGCCATCGACCTGCTCCTGGGCAAGCTGCGGGGGACCACCTCCAACGCCGAGTTCCTCATGACCGTCCAGAAGACGACCCCCAGCCCCACCCACGAGCCGGAGCTGGCCATCCACTGA
- the thrB gene encoding homoserine kinase has translation MRLVRDVVTVRVPATSANLGPGFDALGIAVGVWDEVTVRAVAGPTTVTVHGEGAHDLPDGEEHLVVRAVRAGLDLAGAPQAGLELTCTNAIPHGRGMGSSAAAVVAGLVAARALVSEPEVLDDAAVLGLATQMEGHPDNAAPALLGGATAAWVDAGGAHAASIPLDPGLGVSVLVPQARLLTRTARAVLPAEVPHKDAAFNAGRTALLVLALGGRSDLLMAATEDRLHQDYRADAMRPTAEAVRALREAGWPAVVSGAGPSVLVLDRLDEVTTAMLASRGWRVLSPGVAGRGAHQVP, from the coding sequence GTGCGCCTCGTGCGCGACGTCGTCACCGTGCGGGTGCCGGCCACCTCGGCGAACCTCGGCCCCGGCTTCGACGCGCTCGGCATCGCCGTGGGGGTGTGGGACGAGGTGACCGTGCGCGCCGTCGCCGGGCCCACGACCGTGACGGTCCACGGGGAGGGGGCCCACGACCTCCCCGACGGCGAGGAGCACCTCGTGGTGCGCGCGGTCCGGGCCGGGCTCGACCTCGCGGGGGCCCCGCAGGCCGGGCTGGAGCTGACCTGCACCAACGCGATCCCGCACGGGCGCGGGATGGGCTCGTCGGCCGCCGCCGTCGTCGCGGGGCTCGTCGCGGCCCGGGCGCTGGTCTCCGAGCCCGAGGTCCTCGACGACGCCGCGGTGCTGGGCCTGGCCACGCAGATGGAGGGCCACCCGGACAACGCCGCGCCGGCGCTGCTCGGCGGGGCGACCGCGGCGTGGGTCGACGCCGGCGGCGCCCACGCGGCCTCGATCCCGCTCGACCCGGGCCTGGGGGTGAGCGTGCTCGTGCCGCAGGCACGGCTGCTCACCCGCACCGCCCGGGCCGTCCTGCCGGCCGAGGTCCCGCACAAGGACGCGGCGTTCAACGCCGGGCGCACCGCGCTGCTGGTCCTGGCCCTGGGGGGTCGGTCCGACCTCCTCATGGCCGCCACGGAGGACCGTCTGCACCAGGACTACCGGGCCGACGCCATGCGGCCGACGGCCGAGGCCGTGCGGGCGCTGCGCGAGGCGGGGTGGCCCGCGGTCGTGTCGGGGGCCGGTCCGAGCGTCCTCGTCCTGGACCGGCTCGACGAGGTCACGACCGCGATGCTCGCCTCCCGCGGCTGGCGGGTGCTCTCGCCGGGCGTCGCCGGACGCGGGGCGCACCAGGTTCCGTGA